In Flavobacterium gelatinilyticum, a genomic segment contains:
- the fsa gene encoding fructose-6-phosphate aldolase: MKFFIDTANLAQIKEAQALGVLDGVTTNPSLMAKEGITGKNNILKHYVDICNLVEGDVSAEVNALDYEGMVKEGEELAELHEQIVVKLPMTKEGVMAAKYFSDKGIKTNVTLVFSVGQAILAAKAGATYVSPFVGRLDDISTDGLNLIQEIREVYDNYGYETQILAASVRHTMHIVNCAKIGADVMTGPLSAIYGLLKHPLTDIGLAQFVADFEKGNK, translated from the coding sequence ATGAAATTTTTTATAGACACAGCTAATTTAGCTCAAATTAAAGAAGCACAGGCTTTAGGTGTTTTGGATGGTGTAACAACTAATCCGTCATTGATGGCAAAAGAAGGAATTACCGGAAAAAACAACATTTTAAAGCATTACGTAGATATCTGCAACCTTGTTGAAGGTGACGTAAGTGCCGAAGTAAATGCTCTTGACTACGAAGGCATGGTTAAAGAAGGCGAGGAGCTGGCTGAATTACATGAACAAATCGTTGTAAAACTTCCTATGACTAAGGAAGGTGTTATGGCAGCAAAATATTTTTCAGATAAAGGAATCAAAACAAACGTAACACTTGTGTTCTCTGTTGGACAGGCTATTTTAGCGGCAAAAGCAGGTGCTACTTATGTTTCTCCGTTCGTAGGGCGTTTAGATGATATTTCTACAGACGGATTAAACTTAATTCAGGAAATTAGAGAAGTTTACGATAACTACGGTTACGAAACTCAAATTTTAGCAGCTTCTGTACGTCACACTATGCACATTGTAAACTGTGCTAAAATTGGTGCTGATGTTATGACAGGACCTCTTTCTGCAATTTACGGATTGTTGAAACACCCTTTAACAGATATTGGTTTAGCTCAGTTTGTTGCTGACTTCGAAAAAGGAAACAAGTAA
- a CDS encoding MFS transporter, which translates to MSSENVQTKWGQFISLIIVFFFWGFVGSANDILIPVFKKVFTLSQVQSQLVAWAFYAAYFVGSIIFFLVSLKLDVLQKFGYKKTLSAGLVLSAVGSFLFIPAATMESFPFFLTALFTVGLGFSIQQIVANPLAIKMGSPNTGAHRLTLAGGINSFGTTIGAILLGIALFGMGDNKKTALSLEDIKLPFIILGLAFIAVAVFMNFSKIEDPEKQEEAVIKDKHSKFNILDYPQLYLGMLGIFIYVGTEVTIISNLPALLHTNEFGNVLEDAIAPFIALYWGSLMIGRWNGGVNVFDTSKLVNTALKFIVPAIAFGVIIGANVFAAHDVSSFFIYPIWILLFIAVSFVGGKNAGKTLMLFGISGLLMMVLGLVWPNPEIAKFFFISGGLFLSIMWPSIFDLAIAGLGKNTGKASSFLIMMILGGGVVPLVQGSICDFDISHPGGIFGITWTHFSYIVPLLGFAYLGFYGFYCPKILKKQGISHVESEGGGH; encoded by the coding sequence ATGAGTTCAGAAAATGTGCAAACCAAATGGGGGCAGTTTATCTCATTGATAATCGTCTTCTTCTTTTGGGGGTTTGTTGGGTCTGCCAATGATATCCTGATACCGGTATTCAAAAAAGTTTTTACCCTGTCGCAGGTACAGTCGCAGTTAGTTGCGTGGGCATTTTATGCTGCGTATTTCGTGGGATCTATTATCTTCTTTTTAGTTTCTTTAAAATTAGATGTACTTCAAAAATTTGGATACAAAAAAACACTTTCAGCTGGTTTAGTTCTTTCGGCAGTTGGATCCTTTTTATTTATTCCTGCTGCTACAATGGAGAGCTTTCCATTCTTCCTGACTGCTTTGTTTACCGTAGGTTTAGGTTTCTCAATTCAACAGATTGTAGCAAATCCTTTGGCCATTAAAATGGGAAGTCCAAACACAGGGGCACACCGCTTAACACTAGCCGGAGGTATCAACTCATTCGGAACCACAATTGGAGCTATTTTATTAGGGATCGCTTTATTCGGAATGGGAGATAATAAAAAAACAGCTCTTTCTCTAGAAGATATTAAATTACCTTTTATCATTCTTGGTCTTGCATTTATTGCAGTAGCGGTTTTCATGAATTTTTCTAAAATCGAAGATCCTGAAAAACAAGAAGAGGCTGTCATAAAAGACAAACACAGTAAATTCAACATCCTGGATTATCCACAACTATATCTTGGAATGCTTGGAATTTTCATTTACGTAGGAACAGAAGTAACGATCATCAGTAATTTACCTGCTTTATTACATACAAACGAGTTTGGTAATGTTTTAGAAGATGCCATTGCGCCGTTTATCGCCTTATATTGGGGAAGTTTAATGATCGGACGCTGGAATGGTGGTGTAAACGTATTTGATACTTCTAAACTGGTAAATACAGCTTTAAAATTCATTGTTCCTGCTATTGCTTTTGGAGTAATCATTGGAGCTAACGTTTTTGCTGCTCACGATGTTTCTTCATTCTTTATTTACCCAATCTGGATTTTATTATTCATTGCGGTAAGTTTTGTAGGAGGTAAAAATGCCGGAAAAACTTTAATGCTTTTTGGAATCTCAGGATTATTAATGATGGTATTAGGCCTTGTATGGCCAAATCCGGAAATCGCTAAATTCTTCTTCATCTCCGGAGGTTTATTCTTATCTATTATGTGGCCTTCAATCTTCGATTTAGCAATTGCAGGTTTAGGAAAAAACACAGGAAAAGCATCTTCTTTCTTAATCATGATGATTTTAGGGGGTGGTGTTGTTCCATTAGTTCAGGGAAGTATTTGTGATTTTGACATTTCACATCCTGGAGGAATCTTTGGAATTACATGGACACATTTCTCTTATATAGTACCGCTTCTTGGTTTTGCTTATTTAGGATTCTACGGTTTCTATTGCCCAAAAATCCTGAAAAAACAAGGTATCAGCCATGTTGAAAGCGAAGGCGGAGGACACTAA
- a CDS encoding sensor histidine kinase, protein MKEIQKLKFNIKLQNHIWFWGAYFTLNFLRWGAYFNDYPYSFKSNLIEFSLHIPLVYFNLFVLVPKYVLKQKYITYTLSLIVSLFGIYLLKTALTYYIVSENIWPEANREYHPFEINHIVAVCIGELYVLAMASSVYLTLTWLRERERNRSLRENQFKIKLKYLENQIQPHFFFNTLNNLYALSLESSDKVPDVIIKLSNLMEYVLYDVKGTKFVPLIKEIDYIQNYIEIEKLRFENVEVTINLESNIEDVVVPPLIFISLVENAFKHGGVNNNNFKIKINCKVIDNKMLYFEILNNFVISQNRKSKGGIGLVNTKKRLKLIYKNHFSLTDTTKLNYYIIRLQIPIHNEN, encoded by the coding sequence TTGAAAGAAATTCAAAAATTAAAATTTAATATAAAACTTCAGAACCATATTTGGTTTTGGGGTGCATATTTCACTCTCAATTTTTTACGCTGGGGGGCGTATTTTAATGACTATCCGTATTCATTCAAATCGAATTTAATTGAGTTTTCACTGCATATTCCGTTAGTATATTTTAACCTTTTTGTCCTGGTTCCAAAATATGTTCTTAAACAAAAATATATCACCTACACACTGTCATTAATTGTAAGTCTGTTTGGAATTTATTTACTAAAAACTGCCCTAACCTATTACATTGTATCCGAAAATATATGGCCTGAAGCAAACCGCGAATATCATCCGTTTGAAATAAATCATATTGTAGCAGTTTGTATTGGTGAATTGTATGTCCTGGCAATGGCATCTTCTGTTTACCTCACTTTGACCTGGCTTCGGGAAAGAGAAAGAAACCGTTCGCTGAGAGAAAATCAGTTTAAAATCAAACTGAAATATCTGGAAAACCAGATTCAGCCGCATTTTTTCTTTAATACTTTAAACAATTTATATGCATTATCTCTTGAATCCTCTGATAAAGTTCCGGATGTAATAATCAAACTTTCAAATTTAATGGAATATGTTCTTTATGATGTGAAAGGAACCAAATTTGTCCCGCTGATTAAAGAAATTGATTATATTCAGAATTATATCGAGATAGAAAAACTTCGTTTTGAGAATGTAGAAGTAACCATTAATCTGGAATCAAATATTGAAGATGTCGTTGTACCGCCTCTTATTTTTATTTCTCTCGTCGAAAATGCCTTTAAACACGGCGGTGTCAACAACAATAATTTTAAAATTAAGATAAACTGTAAAGTTATCGACAACAAAATGTTATACTTTGAAATCCTAAATAATTTTGTAATTTCACAAAATCGTAAATCAAAAGGCGGCATTGGTTTAGTTAATACAAAGAAGCGACTAAAATTAATTTACAAAAATCATTTCAGTTTAACAGACACAACAAAATTAAATTACTACATAATCCGTTTGCAAATACCAATTCATAATGAAAATTAA
- a CDS encoding LytR/AlgR family response regulator transcription factor yields MKIKCVLIDDEPLAIKVLQNYFTNFTDFEVTGTFNNSLEALDFINSTPVDAVFLDINMPMMTGFELISLIENKTKVIITTAFREFAAESYDLDVLDYLVKPIPLPRFIKCINKITTEYNLKNNIKIDTSKGDSHIFIKVDKKMMKINIEEILFVEGMKEYIKVVTADKTYITHKSLTSLSEELPADRFLRIHKSYVIALNKVKSIEGNRIQIQSYTIPIGRNYSKDVKNRILE; encoded by the coding sequence ATGAAAATTAAATGTGTATTGATTGATGATGAACCTTTAGCGATTAAAGTCCTGCAGAATTATTTTACCAATTTTACAGATTTTGAGGTTACAGGCACATTCAATAATTCTCTGGAAGCGCTTGATTTTATAAACAGCACTCCTGTTGATGCCGTTTTTCTGGATATTAATATGCCTATGATGACTGGTTTTGAGCTGATCAGTTTAATCGAAAATAAAACTAAAGTAATTATTACAACCGCTTTTAGGGAATTTGCTGCAGAAAGTTACGATCTTGATGTTCTGGATTATTTAGTAAAACCCATTCCGCTTCCGCGATTTATTAAGTGCATCAATAAGATTACAACCGAATATAATTTAAAAAACAACATTAAAATTGATACCTCAAAAGGTGATTCACATATTTTTATTAAAGTAGATAAAAAGATGATGAAAATTAATATTGAGGAAATTCTTTTTGTTGAAGGAATGAAAGAATATATAAAAGTCGTAACAGCTGACAAAACCTACATTACGCACAAATCTTTAACCTCATTATCTGAAGAATTGCCGGCTGACCGCTTTCTCCGCATTCATAAATCATATGTAATCGCGCTTAATAAAGTCAAATCTATCGAAGGAAACCGCATTCAAATCCAGTCTTACACCATTCCGATAGGCCGAAATTACAGTAAAGACGTAAAAAACAGGATTCTCGAATAA
- a CDS encoding glutaminyl-peptide cyclotransferase yields the protein MKKYNFLAVILLGTTLIGCGEKNKGENSLFTIDDSAFPAHFLTQEAVSIGILNPNSKEIDSIAYFVNDKKVGSTKGSEKFKFELKDQKLGYQYLKATAYFGSNSSDATKRIEVVSNIEPKLLKYKIVNTFVHDTTAFTEGLEFHDGRLFESTGQKEDSYFREVDYKTGKVIKQVDLPKEYFGEGITFFGGKIYQLSWQEKTGFIYDANTFKLEKTFKYDKDIEGWGMTHDDKYIYHSDGTEKIWKMDPATQKLIDYINVYSGTSKIKAINELELIDGKFYANVWQKDAIAVVDPKSGAVEKILNLSDLRKTLKAKNAEVLNGIAYNPATKTIFVTGKYWDKMFEITVSE from the coding sequence ATGAAAAAATATAACTTCCTAGCTGTCATTTTATTAGGAACCACATTAATTGGATGTGGAGAAAAAAATAAAGGTGAAAATTCTTTATTTACCATTGACGATTCAGCTTTTCCGGCACATTTTCTTACACAAGAAGCAGTTTCAATCGGAATTTTGAATCCAAATTCGAAAGAAATCGACAGCATTGCCTACTTTGTTAACGACAAAAAAGTGGGAAGCACGAAAGGATCTGAAAAATTTAAGTTTGAATTAAAAGATCAAAAATTAGGATATCAGTACCTAAAAGCGACGGCTTATTTTGGCAGTAATTCATCTGATGCAACAAAAAGAATCGAAGTGGTTTCGAATATAGAACCTAAACTTTTAAAATATAAAATTGTAAATACTTTTGTTCATGACACTACAGCTTTTACCGAAGGTTTAGAATTTCATGACGGAAGACTTTTTGAAAGCACCGGACAAAAAGAAGACTCTTATTTTAGAGAAGTGGATTATAAAACCGGAAAAGTTATTAAACAAGTGGATCTTCCTAAAGAATACTTTGGAGAAGGAATTACTTTTTTCGGCGGTAAAATATACCAATTGTCATGGCAGGAAAAAACAGGATTTATCTATGATGCTAATACCTTTAAGCTGGAAAAAACATTTAAATACGATAAAGATATTGAAGGATGGGGAATGACACATGATGATAAATATATCTACCATTCTGACGGAACAGAGAAAATCTGGAAAATGGACCCGGCAACGCAAAAATTAATTGACTATATTAACGTATATTCCGGAACTTCAAAAATTAAGGCCATTAATGAATTAGAGTTAATCGACGGAAAATTCTATGCAAATGTCTGGCAGAAAGATGCAATTGCTGTAGTAGATCCAAAATCAGGAGCTGTTGAGAAAATACTGAATCTTTCGGATTTACGTAAAACGCTTAAAGCTAAAAATGCTGAAGTTTTAAATGGTATAGCTTACAATCCTGCTACTAAAACTATTTTTGTAACAGGTAAATATTGGGACAAAATGTTTGAAATAACAGTTTCAGAATAA
- a CDS encoding SDR family oxidoreductase — MSKVVLITGGSSGIGKSIGEFLHKKGFVVYGTSRNPEKVLNSVFPLVALDVRNSQSIHSAVFKIIETSGRLDIVINNAGVGITGPLEEIPMEEIKNNFETNFFGPIEVMKSVLPQMRSQKSGLIINITSIAAYMGLPYRSVYSASKGALELITEALRMEVKQFGIEITNVAPGDFATNIASGRYHAPVVKGSAYEKVYEDTLAAMNEHVDAGSNPNEMAEAIYKIMQKEKPKVHYKVGVFMQKFSIVLKRALPDKVYEKILMNHYKL, encoded by the coding sequence ATGAGTAAAGTCGTTTTAATTACCGGAGGATCCTCGGGCATTGGAAAATCTATTGGTGAATTTTTGCATAAAAAAGGCTTCGTTGTATACGGAACCAGCCGAAATCCTGAAAAAGTACTTAATTCTGTTTTTCCTCTGGTTGCTTTAGATGTTCGAAATTCGCAATCTATTCATAGTGCTGTTTTTAAAATTATCGAAACTTCAGGGCGATTAGACATTGTTATTAATAATGCCGGAGTTGGAATCACAGGACCGTTGGAAGAAATTCCTATGGAAGAGATTAAAAACAACTTTGAAACGAACTTTTTTGGTCCAATTGAAGTAATGAAATCGGTTTTACCGCAAATGCGCAGTCAAAAATCAGGTTTGATTATCAATATCACGTCAATTGCGGCTTATATGGGACTTCCGTACAGAAGTGTATATTCGGCTTCAAAAGGTGCTTTGGAATTAATTACCGAAGCGTTGAGAATGGAAGTAAAGCAGTTTGGAATTGAAATTACCAATGTGGCGCCGGGCGATTTTGCTACCAATATTGCTTCCGGACGTTATCATGCTCCGGTTGTAAAAGGTTCGGCCTATGAAAAAGTTTACGAAGATACGCTTGCTGCAATGAACGAACATGTAGATGCAGGAAGTAACCCAAATGAAATGGCAGAAGCGATTTATAAAATTATGCAAAAGGAAAAACCAAAGGTTCATTACAAAGTTGGTGTATTTATGCAGAAGTTTTCGATCGTTTTAAAACGTGCACTTCCGGATAAAGTGTATGAGAAAATACTGATGAATCATTACAAGTTATAG
- a CDS encoding formimidoylglutamase — MEKLIPFTVNDLAKVTNHRSGEIKFGEKMIIIPNGVDKIKFLQESEAKYVLLGIPEDIGVRANYGRPGTASAWENAIKSIANIQHNRFAKGSQIIILGQLNVAQEMRDVENLDFNDIDDRSKLSQLVEKIDKEVSHIIFNVIKAGKTPIIIGGGHNNAYGNIKGSALAKGKPINAVNFDAHSDFRILEGRHSGNGFSYAYEEGFLKKYFIFGLHENYTSKSVLDIIKKLEDRVRYNTYDSVNIRKEKEFGREMALALEFIKTDPFGIEIDLDAIPNIASSAMTISGFSVEELRQFISFFGQHRNAAYLHICEGAPDLADSPNNNLIGKLIGYLITDFIKANNEKEKLH; from the coding sequence ATGGAGAAATTGATCCCTTTTACTGTCAATGATTTGGCAAAAGTCACAAATCATCGTAGCGGTGAAATAAAATTCGGAGAAAAAATGATCATCATACCTAACGGGGTTGATAAAATCAAATTTTTACAAGAATCGGAGGCTAAGTATGTACTTTTAGGAATTCCGGAAGATATTGGAGTGAGAGCCAATTACGGAAGACCGGGAACAGCTTCGGCCTGGGAAAATGCTATTAAGAGTATTGCCAACATTCAGCACAACCGCTTCGCCAAAGGCAGCCAGATAATTATACTTGGGCAGTTAAATGTTGCTCAGGAAATGCGCGATGTCGAAAACTTAGATTTCAATGACATTGATGACCGTTCAAAACTAAGCCAGCTGGTCGAAAAAATCGACAAGGAAGTTTCACATATCATATTTAACGTTATTAAAGCCGGAAAAACACCAATTATCATTGGAGGCGGCCATAACAATGCTTACGGAAACATCAAAGGTTCGGCTTTAGCCAAAGGAAAACCTATTAATGCCGTCAACTTTGATGCCCATTCTGATTTCAGAATTCTGGAAGGACGCCACAGCGGTAATGGTTTTTCGTACGCATATGAAGAAGGATTTCTAAAAAAATACTTTATTTTCGGACTTCATGAAAACTACACTTCAAAAAGTGTTCTGGATATTATAAAAAAACTCGAAGATCGTGTTCGTTACAATACCTATGACAGTGTAAATATCCGCAAAGAAAAAGAGTTTGGCAGAGAAATGGCTCTTGCTCTCGAATTTATAAAAACAGATCCTTTTGGAATTGAAATCGATCTGGATGCTATTCCAAACATTGCCAGCAGTGCAATGACCATCAGCGGGTTTTCGGTAGAAGAATTAAGGCAGTTTATATCGTTTTTCGGACAGCACAGAAACGCGGCTTATCTTCATATCTGTGAAGGCGCGCCTGATTTAGCCGATTCACCAAATAACAATCTGATTGGAAAATTAATCGGATATCTGATTACTGATTTTATAAAAGCGAATAACGAAAAGGAAAAATTACACTGA
- the hutI gene encoding imidazolonepropionase: protein MITLITNIQELLQVRETSIAKVSGSEMAELPTIKNAFLVIKDNLIEDFGSMENLPEIKADTIIDASGRVVLPAWCDSHTHIVYAGNREQEFVDRINGFTYEEIANRGGGILNSAKKLNETSEEEIYEQSRLRLEEVMHLGTGAVEIKSGYGLTIEGELKMLRVIKKLAENYPVSIKATFLGAHAFPAHYKENKPAYIDEIISKMIPEIAKNKLADYIDVFCESGYFSVEETEKIMQTGIEFGLKPKIHVNQFNSIGGIQAGVKYNALSVDHLEVMNPEDIEDLKGTETMPVALPSCSYFLSIPYTPARDMIQAGLPLALATDFNPGSTPSGNMNFVVATACIKMKMTPEEAINAATINGAYAMGLSETHGSITKGKKANLILTKPISSYYQIPYAFGSNLIEKVFIEGKTI from the coding sequence ATGATCACTTTAATTACAAACATACAAGAGTTATTACAGGTTCGGGAAACTTCTATTGCTAAAGTTTCGGGTTCTGAAATGGCTGAACTTCCCACAATTAAAAATGCTTTTTTAGTTATAAAAGACAATTTAATTGAAGATTTTGGTTCTATGGAAAATCTTCCTGAAATCAAAGCTGATACTATTATTGATGCTTCAGGACGTGTTGTTTTACCGGCCTGGTGCGATAGTCATACGCACATCGTATATGCAGGAAACCGCGAACAGGAATTTGTTGACAGAATAAACGGTTTTACATACGAAGAAATTGCCAATCGCGGCGGCGGGATTTTAAATTCGGCTAAAAAACTGAACGAAACATCAGAAGAGGAGATTTACGAACAGTCCCGGCTTCGTCTGGAAGAAGTGATGCATTTAGGAACGGGAGCTGTCGAAATAAAATCGGGTTATGGACTCACTATTGAAGGCGAATTAAAAATGCTTCGTGTAATTAAAAAACTGGCCGAAAATTATCCGGTTTCCATTAAAGCTACTTTTTTGGGTGCACATGCTTTCCCTGCACATTATAAAGAAAACAAACCGGCTTATATCGATGAAATCATCAGCAAAATGATTCCAGAAATTGCCAAGAACAAACTTGCAGATTATATAGATGTCTTCTGCGAAAGCGGTTATTTTTCTGTTGAAGAAACCGAGAAAATTATGCAGACAGGAATTGAATTTGGTTTAAAACCAAAAATCCACGTCAATCAGTTTAATTCTATTGGAGGTATTCAGGCAGGAGTTAAATACAACGCACTTTCTGTAGACCATCTCGAAGTAATGAATCCAGAGGATATTGAAGATTTAAAAGGAACCGAAACAATGCCGGTTGCCCTCCCTTCATGCTCCTATTTCCTAAGTATTCCTTATACACCGGCACGCGATATGATACAAGCAGGATTACCATTAGCATTGGCTACTGATTTTAACCCCGGTTCTACACCATCCGGAAATATGAATTTTGTTGTAGCCACAGCCTGTATCAAAATGAAAATGACTCCCGAAGAAGCCATAAACGCCGCAACAATAAATGGCGCTTACGCGATGGGGCTTTCAGAAACGCATGGCAGTATTACAAAAGGCAAAAAAGCGAATTTAATCCTTACTAAACCTATTTCTTCTTATTATCAAATCCCATATGCTTTTGGCAGTAATTTAATCGAAAAGGTTTTTATTGAAGGCAAAACGATATAA
- a CDS encoding DEAD/DEAH box helicase produces the protein MLFEDLSLSKSIQKAVFEEGYTNPTPIQEKSIPIVLAGRDLVGCAQTGTGKTAAFAIPIIHQLHRIVGSSKKAKQIRALIVTPTRELAVQIGQSFDTYSKYTNLTQLTIFGGVSQNPQVESLKNGVDILVATPGRLLDLHKQGFLDLNHLHTLVLDEADQMLDMGFINDVKKIVKLTPKNRQTLLFSATMPLAIRELAEMFLQDPEKVEVSPVSSTAENVEQRIYFVDKTEKRNLLYHLIKEENLSNVLVFSRTKHGADNVVKALRKKDIPAEAIHGDKSQNARQRVLDAFKNKEVGVLVATDIAARGIDIEQLPYVINFDLPNIPETYVHRIGRTGRAGNGGIAISFCGKDEHPYWKDIQKLIKVDVKTITDHPYQWHAGSPEPGEKPKNSNRSGGAHKSRKSSTSKKNKKRWY, from the coding sequence ATGTTATTCGAAGATTTATCACTTTCAAAAAGTATACAAAAAGCTGTATTTGAGGAGGGTTACACAAACCCTACTCCAATACAGGAAAAATCTATTCCGATTGTTTTGGCCGGAAGGGATTTAGTTGGCTGTGCGCAGACAGGGACAGGAAAAACTGCTGCGTTTGCTATTCCAATCATACATCAGCTGCACCGCATTGTAGGTTCTTCAAAAAAGGCCAAACAAATTCGCGCTCTTATAGTTACGCCTACGCGTGAGTTAGCTGTTCAGATTGGACAAAGTTTTGACACGTATTCTAAATATACCAATTTAACTCAATTGACCATTTTTGGAGGTGTTTCACAAAACCCTCAGGTTGAGTCGCTAAAAAATGGTGTTGATATTTTGGTTGCCACTCCGGGCAGGTTATTAGATTTACACAAACAAGGTTTCCTTGATTTAAATCATCTGCATACTTTGGTTTTGGACGAAGCCGATCAAATGCTCGACATGGGTTTTATTAACGATGTAAAAAAGATCGTAAAGCTTACACCAAAAAACAGACAGACTTTATTATTCTCTGCCACAATGCCTCTTGCTATCCGCGAACTGGCCGAAATGTTTTTACAGGATCCTGAAAAAGTCGAAGTTTCTCCTGTTTCATCAACTGCTGAAAATGTAGAACAGCGCATTTATTTTGTAGATAAAACCGAAAAAAGAAACCTGCTTTATCATTTAATAAAAGAAGAAAATTTATCAAACGTTTTGGTTTTCTCCAGAACCAAACACGGTGCAGATAATGTGGTAAAGGCGCTTCGTAAAAAAGACATTCCTGCAGAAGCTATTCATGGCGATAAGTCTCAAAATGCAAGACAACGTGTTCTGGATGCATTCAAAAATAAAGAAGTTGGTGTTTTGGTGGCAACAGATATTGCGGCAAGAGGAATTGATATTGAACAGCTGCCGTATGTAATCAATTTTGATCTGCCTAACATTCCGGAAACCTATGTTCACCGAATTGGCCGTACAGGGCGTGCAGGAAACGGCGGTATTGCTATTTCTTTCTGCGGAAAAGACGAACATCCTTACTGGAAAGATATTCAGAAACTGATTAAAGTAGATGTAAAAACCATCACAGATCATCCATATCAATGGCATGCAGGAAGTCCTGAACCGGGCGAAAAACCAAAAAATTCAAACAGAAGCGGCGGTGCTCACAAATCACGAAAATCAAGCACTTCTAAGAAAAATAAAAAACGCTGGTATTAA